The Rhopalosiphum maidis isolate BTI-1 chromosome 1, ASM367621v3, whole genome shotgun sequence genome has a segment encoding these proteins:
- the LOC113561203 gene encoding probable low-specificity L-threonine aldolase 2 isoform X1 has protein sequence MYSFKTLKLVPSDNNLQKSEVIDLRSDTVTKPDVHMRQAMFDAEVGDDGYGEDPTINLLEEKSSKLFEKEAAIFLPSGLMGNLIAMMIHSKQRGGEVIVGHKSHILLWEQGGASQIAGLQMREVKNLDDGTLDMTELLGKIRPEFPDPHEPYTTLVCIENTHNYCGGTVLPIEWIDQLGKLTKERNIPLHMDGARVFNAAVSLGVPVSRIVKHCDSVTFCLSKGLGAPVGSILIGDKLFIEKARRLRKVLGGAMRQAGIVAAAGLYALENCVERLADDHQNAKKIAYAIQRMASPYVTVNPDALDSNILLVNINSTVVDAKYFVSELIKIDPDENDSKSNNKIRSTAVRIAQINDARVRIVTHKNITDEDVDMAIEKIKYVIEKINTCCY, from the exons aTGTACTCGTTCAAGACTTTAAAGCTTGTGCCGTCTGATAATAATTTGCAGAAAAGTGAAGTGATCGATTTGAGAAGCGACACAGTAACGAAACCAGATGTCCATATGCGCCAAGCAATGTTCGATGCCGAAGTCGGTGATGACGGTTATGGCGAGGATCCCACCATAAATC ttttggaagaaaaatcttcaaaattatttgaaaaggaAGCGGCAATATTTTTACCAAGTGGACTCATGGGAAATTTGATTGCAA TGATGATTCATTCAAAACAACGAGGAGGTGAAGTAATAGTCGGTCATAAAAGTCATATTTTGCTGTGGGAACAAGGTGGAGCTTCACag ATTGCTGGGCTGCAAATGcgtgaagttaaaaatttggACGATGGTACACTGGATATGACAGAGTTACTTGGAAAAATACGACCGGAGTTCCCAGACCCTCACGAACCATATACTACATTAGTGTGCATTGAAAACACTCACAACTATTGTGGTGGTACTGTATTGCCTATCGAATGGATTGATCag ttGGGAAAACTCACCAAAGAACGAAATATACCTTTGCATATGGATGGAGCTAGAGTGTTTAACGCAGCTGTGAGTCTAGGAGTTCCAGTAAGCCGAATAGTGAAGCATTGCGATTCCGTGACATTTTGCTTGAGCAAAGGTCTCGGTGCACCAGTCGGTTCCATCTTAATTGGTGACaaattgtttattgaaaa GGCTAGAAGATTGAGGAAGGTTTTGGGCGGTGCTATGCGACAAGCCGGGATCGTGGCTGCGGCGGGACTATACGCGTTGGAAAATTGCGTGGAAAGGCTGGCCGACGATCATCAAAACGCAAAGAAAATTGCTTacg CAATTCAAAGGATGGCAAGTCCATACGTGACCGTCAACCCAGATGCACTCGACTCAAACATACTTTTGGTGAATATCAACTCAACTGTAGTTGACGCTAAATACTTCGTTTCCGAGCTCATAAAG ATAGACCCTGATGAAAACGACAGTAAGTCGAACAACAAGATACGATCGACGGCAGTGAGGATAGCACAGATAAACGATGCAAGAGTGAGAATCGTGACACATAAGAACATCACCGACGAAGACGTGGACATGGCTATTGAAAAGATTAAGTACGTCATTGAAAAAATCAACACGTGCTGTTACTGA
- the LOC113548468 gene encoding probable low-specificity L-threonine aldolase 2 gives MSKHQDSSITHVKVIDLISDTVTKPDIHMRQAMFEAEVGDDGYQEDPTVRLLEEKSSTLFEKEAALFVPSGLMGNLVAMMAHIKDQRGCEVIVGDKSHILLWEQSGAAQFAGLQMREVRNLPDGSLDMSELREKCRPTNPYDYESYTSLICIENTHNYLGGVVVPIEWLDQLGKFVKEKNIPLHMDGARIFNAAIHLGVPVSRIAEHCDSVTFCLSKGLGAPIGAVLLGNKMFIEKCRRIRKSLGGSMRQAGIVAAAGVYALDNCVERLAVDHWHAKKIGNAIHQMASPDVTVNLEKVDTNILIVKLNDMKINSPDFYDMLLKVNNEDDDIPNEINLTSVRISYLYKGCVRFVLHKDISEEDVDMAIEKIKYVIGKIKSSS, from the exons atGAGTAAACATCAAGATTCATCCATAAcg CATGTTAAAGTTATTGACTTAATAAGTGACACGGTTACGAAACCAGACATTCATATGCGGCAAGCCATGTTTGAAGCAGAAGTTGGAGATGATGGTTATCAAGAAGACCCAACCGTACGtt tgttgGAAGAGAAATCATcaacactttttgaaaaagaaGCGGCATTATTTGTACCAAGCGGCCTCATGGGGAATTTAGTtgcaa TGATGGCTCACATAAAAGATCAACGAGGATGTGAAGTAATAGTTGGCGACAAAAGTCACATTTTGCTGTGGGAACAAAGTGGAGCTGCACag TTTGCAGGTTTACAAATGAGAGAAGTTAGAAATTTGCCAGATGGTTCACTCGATATGTCAGAATTACGTGAAAAATGTCGACCGACAAATCCATATGATTACGAATCTTATACATCATTGATTTGTATAGAAAACACTCATAACTATCTTGGCGGTGTAGTAGTTCCCATTGAATGGCTTGATCag CTAGGAAAATTTGTTAAGGAAAAAAACATCCCTCTGCACATGGACGGAGCTCGAATATTTAACGCAGCCATTCACTTAGGCGTTCCTGTCAGTCGCATAGCTGAACACTGCGATTCCGTGACGTTCTGTCTAAGTAAAGGACTCGGAGCACCAATTGGTGCAGTTTTGCTGggcaataaaatgtttatcgaAAA ATGCCGAAGAATTAGAAAATCCTTGGGTGGGTCTATGCGCCAAGCCGGGATCGTGGCCGCAGCTGGAGTGTATGCCTTAGATAACTGCGTAGAAAGACTGGCCGTGGATCACTGGCACGCCAAGAAAATCGGAAACG CAATCCATCAGATGGCCAGTCCTGATGTTACCGTTAACCTTGAGAAAGTCGATACCAATATACTAATAGTAAAGTTAAACGATATGAAGATCAATTCACCTGACTTTTACGACATGCTGTTAAAG gtaaaCAACGAAGACGATGATATCCCGAATGAAATCAATTTAACGTCCGTTaggatatcatatttatacaaagGATGTGTAAGATTTGTTTTGCACAAGGATATTTCCGAAGAGGATGTGGACATGGCTattgaaaagataaaatacGTTATTGGAAAAATCAAATCCTCCAGCTAA
- the LOC113561203 gene encoding probable low-specificity L-threonine aldolase 2 isoform X2: MMSSQSKPYEKKSEVIDLRSDTVTKPDVHMRQAMFDAEVGDDGYGEDPTINLLEEKSSKLFEKEAAIFLPSGLMGNLIAMMIHSKQRGGEVIVGHKSHILLWEQGGASQIAGLQMREVKNLDDGTLDMTELLGKIRPEFPDPHEPYTTLVCIENTHNYCGGTVLPIEWIDQLGKLTKERNIPLHMDGARVFNAAVSLGVPVSRIVKHCDSVTFCLSKGLGAPVGSILIGDKLFIEKARRLRKVLGGAMRQAGIVAAAGLYALENCVERLADDHQNAKKIAYAIQRMASPYVTVNPDALDSNILLVNINSTVVDAKYFVSELIKIDPDENDSKSNNKIRSTAVRIAQINDARVRIVTHKNITDEDVDMAIEKIKYVIEKINTCCY; this comes from the exons ATGATGTCAAGTCAATCAAAACCTTATGAAAag AAAAGTGAAGTGATCGATTTGAGAAGCGACACAGTAACGAAACCAGATGTCCATATGCGCCAAGCAATGTTCGATGCCGAAGTCGGTGATGACGGTTATGGCGAGGATCCCACCATAAATC ttttggaagaaaaatcttcaaaattatttgaaaaggaAGCGGCAATATTTTTACCAAGTGGACTCATGGGAAATTTGATTGCAA TGATGATTCATTCAAAACAACGAGGAGGTGAAGTAATAGTCGGTCATAAAAGTCATATTTTGCTGTGGGAACAAGGTGGAGCTTCACag ATTGCTGGGCTGCAAATGcgtgaagttaaaaatttggACGATGGTACACTGGATATGACAGAGTTACTTGGAAAAATACGACCGGAGTTCCCAGACCCTCACGAACCATATACTACATTAGTGTGCATTGAAAACACTCACAACTATTGTGGTGGTACTGTATTGCCTATCGAATGGATTGATCag ttGGGAAAACTCACCAAAGAACGAAATATACCTTTGCATATGGATGGAGCTAGAGTGTTTAACGCAGCTGTGAGTCTAGGAGTTCCAGTAAGCCGAATAGTGAAGCATTGCGATTCCGTGACATTTTGCTTGAGCAAAGGTCTCGGTGCACCAGTCGGTTCCATCTTAATTGGTGACaaattgtttattgaaaa GGCTAGAAGATTGAGGAAGGTTTTGGGCGGTGCTATGCGACAAGCCGGGATCGTGGCTGCGGCGGGACTATACGCGTTGGAAAATTGCGTGGAAAGGCTGGCCGACGATCATCAAAACGCAAAGAAAATTGCTTacg CAATTCAAAGGATGGCAAGTCCATACGTGACCGTCAACCCAGATGCACTCGACTCAAACATACTTTTGGTGAATATCAACTCAACTGTAGTTGACGCTAAATACTTCGTTTCCGAGCTCATAAAG ATAGACCCTGATGAAAACGACAGTAAGTCGAACAACAAGATACGATCGACGGCAGTGAGGATAGCACAGATAAACGATGCAAGAGTGAGAATCGTGACACATAAGAACATCACCGACGAAGACGTGGACATGGCTATTGAAAAGATTAAGTACGTCATTGAAAAAATCAACACGTGCTGTTACTGA